GTACCTTCGAAGCCGGTCGCCTCTGCGGAATGATTCTCAACCGCGGCTTCCTGCCTTACCATGGACCTGTCGCTCAGATGGGATTTGGTCCTACTCCCTCTGACCGAGATGTCGAGGAGCTTACCAGTTCCGTCTCCAACACGATCGACTACATCTCTCCTAAACATCTTGTAGATACCTGGAATGTGCAACCCTTCAACCTATTCACTCCCGCAACAAACTTCGTGTATGGTGCCCCTATCCCTCGGCGAGCGGTTACAAGCCGCACTTCGTCGATGACCGTGGAGGTTTCGCGCATCCCATCTCACTACTCAGGAATGTCCAGTGTAGTGCCGCACATTCTCGTCCGTTATGAGAAGACCTCCACCGACCTTCAAGATATTCCAATGACAAACATCACCTTTACCTTCGTCGATGAGGATATGAAGTATATTGTCGTTGGTGGTCAGATCTTTTCTCGAGAGGTCACAGGAGATATCTATACCAAGGTCGATGGCGTcgagcttgtcaagcttAAGCAGgacaacattctcaagacCAAATGGGCCCCCTTCTGGAAGCACTACTGTGAGGTCAACGACCTCCCTGACATCCGCAAGTACGCTGAGTATGGACGAATCGCCGGCATTCGCCGCAAcgtcaacaagaagttcGGTTTCGCTTCCTCTTGGAACCCCGAGCGCCTCACAGCCATTCCGACTCAGATCATAAACTATCTAAACCCAAAGAGCCGAAAGGTGGTCTCGACCGCTGGGACCCCTAATCGCAAGTAGATATGTACCAAGAAGAGTCCGCGATAACTAGGTACACAGAACAGCTGATTAACAACGGATCAACGGTGTTCAGGGGAACACCTCAACAATGGTTCAGCAATATTCGGCTGAAATAATCAACAACGAAGGCAAGGGAGGCTTGCGACTATTTCCGGAATGTTGTTTGCACGCAGGTGAATGGTAGTATGGAACACATGGGACATCTAAGGGCTTTGCTGTAACGGGATTTGTATCACATCTTTTTTGGAGCCCTGGGGAATCAATGAATTAATCAACGGTAGTTTAAGGTACTTTTAGGTAGCTCAATGTAAAAAAGTCATTTGACACAAAATGGGTATCTCTAATGCTATGTCCGCCGTGACCGTATGCTTTTGAAAAGTAATTGCGCCTTCGCCTGTAATAATAAAATGCTCTCATGCAATCTTCACGAAAGCCATCTCCAACTCCGTAGCCAGCCTTGACCTGTTGCTTTTCTTCAACTGTAATCATCTGCTCCCCATCCATTCGCACCCCAGTTCTTAGCCCGGTTCTTCTTCGCAGGCGGTTCCTCCACAACGAaaagctcatcatcgtcatcatcctcctgACGCGGATCTGCAGCGACGGGCATTCCAAgttcatcttcctctccgCCCGCGAAAGCCTCACTGACGCTCTTGAACTGCTTTGCAGGAATGCCCCATGATAACGTCGTTTGTTTCATGGATTTCTTCTTGGGAGCGTATGATGGTGCAGCGGAGGGTTGTTTAGAAACTGGTTTTGTAACCGGCTTGTCTGAGCGCTTTCGTTTCCTGTTGCGGAGGTATGCTTTGACGAGATCCTTGGGGAGGTTAGATTCTGGCTCCCAGGAGGGGTTCTGATCCGGTGGCCAGTCGCCTTCCCAGCGGACCAAGAAGTAGCGGACTAGACCTTGGCCTTCTACATCATATAGTTCCATGTCTTCGAGGCGTTTGACTTCCCAGCCTAGTTCATCTGCCTCTTCTGGATCTTCCCCCACGGGTTCTTCTTGAGGAACTGGCTCTGGAGACTTGGGGATGCTAGTTTTGggctttgactttggctttggaGGTTTCTTTTGAACTGAGATAGCTTCTTCGATGAGTCGTGCTGTCTGGGTTTCTGGCTCTGGATCTGGTGTCTCAACCCCCGAGTTAGAGTAGGTGAGTGACTCTTGGGGAGTCCAGTCTGAGGCGGAGCCTGTACCTCGAACGCCACTCAATAGTCCGTAAGAAGGTTGTGCTTTTTTTGAAGGACGGTCAAGCTTTTTTTTGCCTTCAGACTTTGAGCGTATGCTCGTGATTTGCGGCGTGCTTTGTCGACTTGAGGTCCCTGTTGAGGGGAATGACTCAAAATGTTTGCCCTTGGTATGACTTTTCTTTGGGGCATGAGAGTCGACAGTTGTACCATGCAACGGATCCATATTAGTGCCACTGAAAGCACTTTCTGAGTCCTCAACAGTCCCTCTATGCTCATCCAATGCCTGATCATCCGTCTCAGCCGAATTACCAGTCATTTCCCACTGCAACTGTCTCGCCGGACCCTCTTCATCCGACAACCCCTCAAAGTCCTTCAATCTGTTCTTCGTAGGGGTCTTAATCGTCATGGCCCCCTTCATTGGAAcagcctcctcatcttctACCACCGCAACAACAGCCGTTTCTATCGTACTGTGCTTGGGTGGTCTACCACGCCTCTTTGGCTGGGTGACCTGTCCAGCATCTGTCTTCTTTTTCTCCGCCGCTTCCTCTTCAAGCTGTTCTTCCGTATTCTTGAATTCCCATTCTTCCAATTTCCTCGGCGATACGTACTCCAGAACATCCATTGCAGGAACCAACATCTGCGCCGCAGGTAGGTCCGTCCATGACACGATATATGTCATCCGTCTCGGTAGAGGGAGTCCATCTGCAGCAACGCCCGGCGAGGGAAGGATAATTCGCTCCAATATATACGCGGTCGAATCTTGGGGCGGAAGCAAGCTAATAGGCTGTAGTGGAGGGCCGCTTCCAGGCACATAATCTCTTGGTTTAGACCGAAGACGTACTTCGATCCTAGATCTCTTGTGTTCCTTCGGTTTTCGTTTTTCCGACTCGTCTGGCTcgagctgctgctggaaGGACTCCATCGCTCGTGTGCCAACGCGAGTCCCGCGACCCGTGACGCCAGTTCTAGCAGAATTATAACGGAATAGTCGCCAATGCGATTGGGTGAGTAAAATTCATGTAAAAAGAAAGAGTCTAAAGCAGATCAATTAGAAGGATTTTTGATCTGTGCCGTCGGCGTgttaataaaaataaatcTGTTTTATGAGCTGTCCGAAAACGCGGCTTGTATCGTCAGAGGCTGGCAGCAAGTCTTAGAAGGAGCTGCTACCCGATGACTAAGCTAGAGTCAAGGTCAACAAAGCCTAAAACAGCATGAAAAGGCCTATAGGTtgtattttaattaatttaaagaAATGGAACTTGGCagcttttatttaataaatattttttataatatttattaatttattaacttattaattaatatcCTTAATCACATACCTAAATACTAAAGTAAATAACAAAAGTAAAATTATTCTTAACTTAATTAAGGCTATATAGCCCTTATTAGGGGGGTCCGGGCTATCCCTTCCTAATTGAGCCTCAATGGCGGCAGCGCTTAGCCGCGCCTAACCAAGCGCCAAACTTTTCCATCCACCATGAGAGCACGAACACAGCTCTACCGAGCTTCAGCATCCCCACGTCACGCCAAATAACCGACGACGGCACAACGACATCTTCAATCTCCACTCCAAACCTCTAATTGACTTTTCCTTCCGAACCTCAATTGGCCACACCATCAATTCATCATGGCCTCTTCGCTCAAGACCTCCGTCTTGCGCATGCCGTTAACAGGTCTCGTGCGCTCATCACAAAAAGCTTCATTCTCAACCCTCCGCCCAGCATCATGTCTCTCAGCATCGCCGTTCCGACCTCAATGCTTCACACCCGTCGTCGCAAAGACCTTCTCCCGCACCTACGCCGATAAGCCGCAGTCCACCGAACTCCCCCCGCTTGACTGgaacagcttcttcaagctgcGAGTTTCGCGCCGACGATACCAGCTCTTGTTCTCCATCACCAATGGCTTATTCGCCGGTGGTGCGGGTGCCGTTTTTCTCTCGACGGGTCTGGCGGAACCGATCATCTCGCAAATCCCTCTCGATCCGTTTATGACGCTGGGACTTATGACGCTCGCGTTCTCAGGTCTTGGGTGGTTGAGCGGCCCTAGTGTTGGAAACCAGGTGTTTTACCTCTTGAATCGTCAGTGGAAGAAGCAGATGACGCAGAAGGAGGCTCAGTTCTTTGAGCGCATCAAGAAGCATCGGGTTGACCCCACCAACTCGAGCGCCAGCAACCCTGGTAAGTTGTCATCTCGCTAGCTTCAAGTGCCGATCAAGTTACTAACTACAAGACAGTTCCCGATTTCTACGGCGAAAAGATTTCTAGCGTTTCTGGATATCGCCAATGGCTAAAAGACCAAAAGGCATTCAACAAAAAGAAGACTGCCAACTTCGTgtaaaaaaagaaaagaaaaaatatCTCACATGAGTCTCTGTTGACTTGAGCAAAATGTTATTTGTAATGGCGCAGCTGATGGGCAGGAATGGCCTGTCCTTGGTGTGCTCGGGTTAACACGGGCATTGTATGTTGTATGTATGTATCATAAAATCTCTCATCCAATACGACTATCCCCATTTCCTCTTTTAGCTGGCGTCTTTTTTGCCTATATAAAAGGTACAGATGGGTCAACAGTGTCCTTCCATGACTTGATACCACCCAGAATATCGCCGATAAATCTCTCCCCGTTGTTCCCTAGTCCCAGGTCTTTGAGTTTCTGCGCGGCAATCTGCGAATCGTTGCCGACTCGGCAGACGACGTATATGGGGGTTGAATGAGGCAAATCGCTTGGCCATCCCTCGGGTGTTGCTTCACCACGAGCGCTCATGAAGCGACTGATAGGGATGTTGACTGAACCTGAAATATTGCAGAGGTCAAAATGTTCCTTCTCTCGGACGTCCACGAGCAGCATATCCTTGTTCTCTAGCTTGTAGAGCTCATCGTACTCCTTCGCTGTGACTCGCTCATCCGGTTTGAGCAATTGAACAGGCTGCTTGACACCGCAGAACTGAACATAGTCCATTGAGTTCTTCAGCTCATCCAACGTCAGTCTGTTCTCATCACCACAAGCCAAACAAGTCTTTCTTCTACCCCTCATCCTCACAGATCGGAAAGGGGTATCAGCCATGCCGCTGAAAAGTAACAGCATCGGTGTCTTGGCCTCCCCATGGGTCTCGAGATCACCTCTTGAAATCAACTTGATGGCCTCCAAAGCCTGTAAGATACCCATTGTGCCAACAATAGGTCCAATGATACCACCCTCACCGCATCCAACCACGCTAtctggtggtggcggcgtAGGGAATACGCAGCGATAACAGGGGCCTTTTCCAGGAGGGTTGTTGAGCACGATTAGTTGGCCTGAAGTTTGAAATGCAGATGCTGAGACGAGAGGCTTTGAGAGAAGAACGCAGATATCAGAGATAAGATAGCGGGATGTAGGGTGATCAGTACAATCAAGGACTAGATCATAACCCGATACAATTTCCTCAGAGTTCTGCGGTGTAAGATGTGTGTTGTGCGCATTGTAAGTTATCGTCGGATTCAGACTTCATCAGTTAGCAAGGAACACTTAGCGATGAAGGGGTGTCTCACTCTTTGAGATATGTAATCGCACTCTGAACCTTACTCATACCAACGCGACCCGTCGAATGCGCAACTTGACGGTGCAAATTCgaaacttcaacttcatcaccatcaacaagaccgaTCGTCCCAATCCCTGAACCAGCGAGGTATGCTGCAGCAGGACATCCCAGGCCTCCAGCCCCAACGAGCAGGACCTTGGCATTCCTCAAGCGTACTTGACCTATTCTTCAATTAGCACCTTACTCTTGAACATTTAAATGGCAACTGACCTTGAAGTCCAAAGTTGGGAACAATCATCTGTCTACTGTACCTCTCATACTCGTGGTTATCCAGTGGCCATTTCCACGCTTCTTTAGATTCACGTGCTTGTGACTCTGCGGCTGCGAGTTGAGAGCGTAGATCTGCGAGTTCGACTTCTCGCTTTGCGATTTCTCTTCGAAGGTTATCAATCTCTTCCATTATTATTGCATGAGTGTGAACGAGATGTGTGAAGAAGTGTGAAAGTTAAATGTCACGAGAGGATCAGCTTAGAACGGAGATATTGAGTTGAACCCCACTATGGAATGATAGTATGAGCAGTTCTAACATTTCTATTCATAAAACATCGCAGACTGTTAACTGATATAAGAACTAAATGCTCATCTCTTGATTCCATTTTTAGTCATAATTTCAGTGGTAACTTTGCCTAACTTCTGACCGTTGCGTTGATCTGGTCATCAAGCCGTAAACTGCCCCTCCATGCCGCATCTCGGTGTGCCCCACCATCTCGGTGAGGGTGGCTCACCGAAAATGTTTCTCCAGTATCTTCACCTACACCTTCAATTCCACACCAAgtcctccatctccaacaccCCAACCACAGCACAAAATGGTACAACCCCTTCCCTCTACATTCTCTTATATAACGCCTCACTAACAAACCTCAGGCTCCTCAACCCCCAGGTCTCAAAAAGCCCTCCGCGCGCACCCTCCGCCACCAGCGCATAACAGGCCAAATCCACCCGCAAGCCCCCCAAAAAGTCTTCCGCGACGACGCCGCCGTAACCGACTCCTTCCTCTCCAGCAAACGCGACAAGCGGCTCATCAAGCACTCCTCCTTCGTATCCCGCATCCAATCAGCACGTATCTCAAAATCCACAAAGCGTCGAAGACCATCGAAGAAACTAGCAGCGAACTTAGAGAGTTTAGCTGATGCGCTGCCGGAGCTAGAGGAGGGCGCGGAGGTTGTGCAGGGAAAAGTTAGGCATAAGAGCTTGAAGAGTAAGAGGGGTGcgttgaagaggaaggaGAGGGTTGTTAAGGGCGAGATGGAGAGGTTTGGGGTTAGTATGGCGAGGTTGACGCAGCAGGATGGCGTGCCTGTGCAGAAGGTTGAGGCGGAGGAGAAGGCTGCGCCGGCGCCGACTGCGAATCGATGGGCGGCGTTGAGGGGGTATATCTCTTCGACGATGGAGCAGAATCCTGCTtttgctgagaagaactAAGCAGGTCGACGTGGAGCGAATCTAGGATACCAAAGACGGAGATAAAGTCCATAGGTGACGACGTTACAAAAGGCGGCAGATACAATCTTCACAAAAATTTGCCCAGGCGTATGGAGTTGGAATCATATACTTCGATCACAGGGCTAGGACAGGCAATAAAACTTATAACCTTgatcctaagtgacaaaaagacttaggcAAATTTGCATAAGCTTAGGGGCTCTTTGAGGAGTTTAGTTTGGCATCATCTATTAAGGTCTAAAGTCTTCATGCTCCCTACGGGAGGCTTACACAATACTTCACAACAGATGCAATACTCGTCATGCTTGTAAACGTAGAAATATTCTTCATAAGCTATGCTAATGCACGCATGTCTTTTTCCATATCCTACCAAACGCCTTCATCGCTAACTCGTATTACTTTGATATCTGGGAGTATCATTAAAACAACAAACGCGTGTATGGGCATCTTTCTCTGTTACATGATAACCACATCCTCTTACTGCTCCACGCTAccaccaacgccaagatAAAAAGACACAGGTGAATAAAAAGGACAAAATGAGATGACAAAAAACAAAACTGATCGACCGTGACGCATCCGTCGTAAAATTCATTTCATTACAGTGGTGGAACAAGTGCATCATTGGGTCTCGATCACACTTTGAGGTGGGAGAGCTGTTCTGGTGCTGCTGGAAGACCTCTTACCCCGGACTTTGACGGGAGTTGGAGGACTTGTTGGAATCCTGGGCTCTTTGGTGACTCGGTCGGACTTGCATGCTCGTGGACCAAGAGGAGGTGAATCCTTGGAAGATCGAATTGGGTTCGAGTTTGTGCGCACACGATTTCTCATTCCTCTCCAAGGAGGTTGATCAATAAGTCTAGTGGGAGAAGTATCCTTGGGTTTAGTGACTGGACCCTTGGCAATTGAACCATTGCCGTTTTGGTTGACGGGGGACTTCTTTGCCTCTTGAGAACGAGGAGGTGAACGGCGTGGTGACCGAGGTGGTGACCGCGGGGACTGTCGGACGTTACGTGCCTTTGCCGTCTGGGCCTCTTTGATTTGCCTTAAGAGTTCCTCGAATTCTTCGCAAGAGCCGTAGCAGTCCGTTCTCTATTCGATCCGCGGCGGCGTCTTGTTCGAAAATGGGCTGGCGCTCCTCCTATCTTGGTTATTAGACACGTCATACAAAAACAATTGGGGTCACTCACGATCGCCTACGCTCGCCCTCCTTGCGGAGGTTTTCGATAATTCGCATCATCTCCTTGCGGCCACCATAGCTATCGACCATCTTACCACCCATGCTCATCGACACCTTCTCGCGGGCATTAGCGCAGAGAAGGCGCTTGACGAGGAGGTGGCGCATCaacaagcaaacaaagaCACCACAGTCGCTACCGTTCTCCTGCTGGGGGCAATCCTCGAGGTTGATAAATCGAAGAGGTCGTCCAAGGATAGTGGCAAGCTTGCGAGTTGCAACGTTGGCTTCGGAGTAGTTGGCGCCACCGAGGGAGTCGTAGTGGAAAGCGACACCATCGAGGGTCGAGACAAGGAGCAGCGACCAATGGCTACCACCCTCTGCGACACTCACATTACGATTGTCGTTGATGGGTAGGAAGATATGGGTGACCTTTGAGAAATCGGGAAGGGCGGATTGGACTGATCGGAGGTCGGGCTCCTTCATAAGAAGGAATGTCATGCTAGGACGAAGCAGGACGATGCGAGCTTGAGGATACTTGGGAAGTGTTTCGCGCTCCAGATATTCCTCCCAAAAAGCAATATTGTTATCTGTCAACCAGTCGTGCTTGAGCGCCTTGATATCCTCAGCTGTCAAGAGGACATCATAGTAGCTAAGATAGGGCTTCTCGGGAGCGAGCTATTGTAAGGCGTTAGCGTCAACGCCACGAGACAAGTCGCATTCCATGCTAAACTCTACCAAAAGCGCATCTCAAAGATAGGCGCATTGGATCGATACCTAGACAGGCGTACGGAGATGCGGGGTTACATACCGAATCGCCAAAGTGGCGGGCCATCCTCTGACGAAACGGCATCTTGTGTTGCTTTGATGTCGAGGATGAAGTAGATGTAGATGAGGTCGACGAACGAGGTGAGACTTCAGGAGAATGCGATGTCGAGTCTGCGGGTGTGATCTCGTAGTCGGAATTGGCGGTTAAGGTTGAGTCCGAGGTGTCAGCCGAGCTTGAGCTGCCTGGTCGTCGTGATCGGCGGCTCCGAAAGTTGAGAAGACCGTGCAAACGGCTGTAGAGGGCAAGGATGTTAGAGGACGATTGGTAAAAAGACGGATGCACAAAGGGTGATAATGCGCTGAGGATTGAGAGGTAGTAGTTTGTAAAAGATGAAAGTGTTAAAGGATGCAGAAGTAGAATGGATGGAAGTAATCTgagctgaagcagaagaacagaTGCAGCAAGTGGCAGTGTAAGTGACTGACGGGACAATAGGTAGAAGACGCAGTGGAAGCGGGGTCGACAGTGGTAATCTGAATAAGAGGAATCCGTACACAATAGAACAGCTCTTTTGAACTAGTGGCAGTGGTATTATACCGAGGCTTTTCAGGTAAATTTGACCCTTGTGCAACGTAGGGGGAAAAGGTTGAGGTCTggggagaaaaaaaaaagagaaaggaaaaaaaacTGGAGCGAAGGGCAGTGTCTGCAGCTGCCGCGTTGGACAGGAGGCTCAGCCCAGGACGCAGTGGAGGCGGGGCAGACGACGGCACTGGCAATTTAGCGCCAATGCCCTGGAGGCCCCCCCTGCTTGTAAGAGATGCAATGCGGGCAGCCAGCTTTGACTGATGCAGACGGACCTCTTTATCAAGTGACAAAAAGCTCTGGGCAAATTTAGTGTAGATTTAGGGGCTCTTGAGACTGGTCATTTTCGTCACTTAGGATAAAAAAGGTTGGGCCTCCCTTATGCAGAGTGGTCATATGACGATGTGACGAAGAGTGGTTGGGGATATGGATGCCATTGTTCATGACTGAAACAGAATAAAGGCACTGGGCTCTGAATAAACGCAATGGGACAGAACAAAGCCAAACGaaacagaacagaacagaacGAAACAA
This genomic stretch from Fusarium oxysporum f. sp. lycopersici 4287 chromosome 2, whole genome shotgun sequence harbors:
- a CDS encoding presequence translocated-associated motor subunit PAM17, mitochondrial: MASSLKTSVLRMPLTGLVRSSQKASFSTLRPASCLSASPFRPQCFTPVVAKTFSRTYADKPQSTELPPLDWNSFFKLRVSRRRYQLLFSITNGLFAGGAGAVFLSTGLAEPIISQIPLDPFMTLGLMTLAFSGLGWLSGPSVGNQVFYLLNRQWKKQMTQKEAQFFERIKKHRVDPTNSSASNPVPDFYGEKISSVSGYRQWLKDQKAFNKKKTANFV